CTGCAAGGCCGTAGGTCACTGAATCTGCGGCGTTATCCGCCGGCTGCACTCCTCGCAGTACGTCCAGTACGGCTGCGTCGCGGCACCAACGGATGCCTTGCATCTCCAGCAACCTACGACCTTTCGCCACGAGATCCGATAAGAAGGACGGGCCAAGACAACGTAAAACTGGATTCACTTCCTTGCCAAAGCGCTATAGCAACCCGCGTGCCATGGGAGCCTTCGCCGTTTTACAGGCGTTTTCGGCGATCAGGCCCGAAAAAGGTGTCCGAAAGATGTCCGGAAGATGTCCGGAAGACGTCCGAAAGATGTCCGGAAAACGAGAAGCGCCTCAGGGAGTGGCGCCTCGTCCTCGGGGCGAAGACAGGTTTCAGGACCAGCGGAAGCGCGTGCGGGCGGCGTGGGCGGCGAGGTGGGTTTGGAGCTCTTCGGCGGTGGCCTTGGGCAGGAATCGAATGTGGAGGCGGTGGGCCGAGGCGCCGGCACCGGCGGTGTCGATCTCGAGGTTGGCCATGCCCCATCGGCGGTCGAAGGGTGACTCGACCAGGGACACCGACTGGATCTTGCTGAAGCGGGCCAGGCTAGTGCGCCGAGTCCACCAGCCGCTGCGATAGTAGATGCGCTCGCCGGATAGAGCATAGCCGCGGCGAACGACCTCTCGGCGCGCATCGATGACCACCAGCGCACCAAAGAGCAGCGACAGGCCCAGCAGCCAGGGGTTGATGAAGAACGCCGGGATCGACAGCAGGAACACCACCGCCAGGCCCCGACGAATCATGCGGGTGGAGGCTCGCGGGTCGATTCTCCGCCAGTCGACAGCGGCCAGGTCGGCTCCGGGCTCGACCTCCTCGAGGAAGGTCGCCAGGTTCACATTCGGCAACACCGGCGCGAGCCGTTGACGACTGGAGCCCCCCGGGCCTTCCTGCGAGCTGCCGGCGGTCTCGGCCGACACTTCGAGGCGGCCGAGCAGGCGATGCATGAACTTCTCGCGCACCGACAGCACCTGGATGCGATGGAGCGGCAATGAGGCCGCGACCTGCGTCACCAGGCCGCTCCGGGAGCGCAGCTCGCGCCCGACCTTCTCCAAGCGAAAGCCCCAGTACTTGAGGAACGACCAGACCACCGACAGCAGCCGCACCAGCACCAGGAACGCCGCGGCGAGGCCCGAGAACCGGAGAACCCAGGACAGCGCTCCGATCAGGTCGCGGGGCGCCGCCTCGGGCAAGTATCGGCGAACATCGGTGAAGGCACTGTCGACGAGATCGAACTGCCAGGCGAGACCCAGCATGGCGCCGACGACCAGCATGCCGCGGTTGTCGACCAGCCCCTGGGCGACCAGGTCGCGCCAGTCGAGGGCGACCAGCTCGTCACCGGTCGGCTCCTCCTGGAGGACGCTCTCCGCCCCCTCACTCCCGATCGTGCCGGGCACCGGCGCTCCCTGGGCGGCCTTCTCGGCACGCACCCGGCGGCGCATCTCGTCCAGGGCCTGCAGCGACAGCACCTGAAGCTTGGCCTCCGGCTCCTGGCCACCGGCGGTTTCGACGCGAACGTCCGCCACCCTCAGCAAGCGGTGCACAGGATTCTGCAGGGAGCCGATGTTGTGGATGCGGGAGTAGGGAATGTGTCGCTGATTGCGAAACAGCAGGCCGGTCTTGATCACCAGCTCCGATTCGTCGAAGCGATAGCGGTAGGTGAGGTAACGCAGGATGGCGCTGAGGGTCGCCGGGATCACCAAGATCATCGCCCAGACTTCGTAGCGATTGCCGCCGCGAGCGGCGAACAAGACGATCAAGCCCGGCAGGATCAGCGAGCGGGCGCTGTTGAGCAGGCTGAACAGAATGGAGGTCGGATGGAGACGATTCTCAGACGGCATCGTCCTCGTCGACCTCGACCAGGTGGTCCCGAATCACGGAGGCGAGCTCATGAGTCAAACCCGGCAGAGCCACCCGGGCGTGATCGGTGCCGGCGGTGTGAATCAGCAGGGTGCCAAGACTGAAGGCGCGCTCGAGGGGACCCTGCGAAACGTCCGTGTGCTGGACTCGCGACCGCGGCACGGTCACCACTTCACGCCACAGCACGCCACGACGGATTTCGAGCTCGCGGGCGCCAACCCGATAGGAAGCGTAGCGATAGCTCAGCGCCGGCCAGAAGTGGGCTCGCAAGGCGATCAAGACCACCAGCAGGCCCCAGCCGCCGGCGATCAGAGCGAACAACCCTCGCGGCATGCTGGAAAAGGCCATCACCACACTGCCGATGGACCAGACCACCGCGTGGACGACGACGTTGATCCAGTTGACCAGCCGCCGCACCGAAACGTAGCGCCGGTCGAGCTGCTGCCGGCCTTCGGGAAGGGCAGGCGACGAGTCGGCCGGCACCGTGGCTTCGGCCGCCGCCTCGCCAGCCGGAGGAGACATCGGTCGAGGTGCCGCCTCGGAGGGCGGTGGATGGTGGCTCACGGTCCGAGAATAGCAAGCTCTCGGAGCCTGCTGAAATCGCAGGCGAAAGACCGTGATCCCCTTCGCCACCGCCGCCTCGGCTGGTAGGGTCCCGCCATGATTGCCCGCTACGCGGCTCGCTGGCTCCCGCTCGTCCTTCGCCTGGCTGGTGGCACCATGCTGCTGGCCTTCGGTGCCGCTTTGATGCCGACCGACTGGATGGCATCGACCCACCAACGCCTCGGCCTCGGCGACTTCCCGGCCTCGCCCCTGGTGGAGTATCTGACGCGCTCCATCTCCCTGATCTACGGCATCCACGGTGGCATCCTGATCCTCGGTGCGTCGGACATCCAGCGCCTGCGACCGATGCTGCGCTACCTGGGAATCTCGAATATCGGCCTCGGCCTCGCCCTCGCAGCGGTCGATCTCTACGCCGGATTGCCCTGGTGGTGGACCACCGTCGAGGCGACCTCGGTGCTCGGATTCGGTGTCCTGCTGCTGGTCATGCTCAGCGCCATCCCGGATCGCTGGCAGCAGGAAGCGGAGCGATGACCAAACCCGCCTGCCTCGCCTTGATATTGGCCCTTGCCAGCAGCCTGCCGAGTCTCGCCGACTGGCCGCAGTGGCTCGGACCCGAGCGCAACGGCACCAGCGATGTCGCCCTTGCGGCCTGGGGACCGGAGGGCCCGTCCGTGCGCTGGAAGCACGCCGTCGGTGCCGGCTACTCGGCACCGGTCATCGCCCAAGGCAAGGTGCTGGTGTTCCATCGGCAGGACGCCGACGATCTGCTCCAGGCCCTCGACCCGACGAACGGCAAGGTTCTCTGGAGCCACCGCCAGCGGTCGACCTACAAGGACGACTTCGGCTTCGACGAGGGGCCGCGCAGCACCCCGACGGTGGACGGCGATCGAGTCTTCACCTACAGCGCCGAGGGCCGACTGACGGCGATCGCCCTCGCCAGCGGCAAGGAGCTCTGGTCGGTGGACACCCACCGCCGCTTCGTCGCCGACGACGGCTACTTCGGCGCCGCCTGCTCCCCACTGGTCGTCGACGACCTGGTGGTGGTCAATGTCGGCGGCGAGAAGGGCGGCATCGTGGCCTTCGACCGCGGCAGCGGCGAAACCCGCTGGACCGCCACCGACCACGAAGCCAGCTACTCGTCACCGATCCTTCACCGCTACCGGGGTAAGGCCGAGCTGCTGGTCTTCACCCGCGAAGGGCTGGTCGCCCTCGCACCCGGGACCGGCAAGGTCCGCCTCGAGTTCCGGTGGCGAGCCCGCATCAAGGCTTCGGTCAACGCCGCGACCCCGATCCTGGTCGGAGACCAGGTCTTCCTGTCGGCCAGCTACGGCACCGGCGCCGTCCTACTCGATGTCTCCGGTGAAGCTGCCCGCGCCCTGTGGCAGGGTGATCGCTCGCTGACCAATCACTACGCCACCAGCGTCCACCACCGCGGCACCCTGTTCGGCTATCACGGCCGCCAGGAGGCGATGCCCGCGCTGCGCGCCATCGACGCCGCCAGTGGTGAGGTGCTGTGGAGCGTCGACCGCTTCGGGGCGGGATCGATCTTGCGGGTCGGTGAAAAGCTGTTGATCCTGCGCGAGGCCGGCGAGCTGATCCTCGCCGAGGCGACGCCAGAGGCCTTTCAGCCCCTGGCCCGCCACCGCACCGCCCCCCGCATGCTGCCCTATCCAGCCCTTTCCGACGGCTTGCTCCTGGCGCGCAATCACGAGACCCTCTACGCCTTCGAGCTCCCCCTCGCCAAGGCACCTTCAACCGATGGCAACGCCAGCGATCAATCGTCGCCGAACTGAGCGAACACCAGCCAGTGGCCGCCGGGATCGCGCACCCCGATCTCCGTCGCTCCATAGAAAGTGGTGCGGCGCGGGAACACCAGATCGACCCCTTCGAGAGCCCGCTCGATGGCGGCGAGATCCTCGACTTCGATGTAGAGGGAGCTCGGTCCGGAGGCCTCGGCGATCGCCGGAATGTCGGCGGCGACGCTGGCTCGGGACTGCAGCATGAGCTCGATCCCCGGCCGTTTGAGGATCACGAAGGCGAGTCCTCCTTCGCCGGGGACCTCGTCGGCGACCTCGAAGCCGAGCCTCTCGACCCAGAACTCCAGACTCGGCTCGACCTTCTCGACCACCAGCAATGACGTCAAACGCTTCACTTCGACCTCCTGCCCGCCAAGGGCCCCGGCCGACGCGAGGGTCGACACCAGAATCAACAGCGATGAGATGAGTGGCTTGGTCATGCTCTCGATCCTGACAGGATCGAATCCGCCGCGTCTTGGAAGAATGGAACCTCCCGCGCGGAGGCGAAGAGGAGGCGCAGGGACTCACCAGTCAACAGGCGCACTTCCCGAGCCATGTGGGCTTGATCGCAGTAGCCGAGGGCGAAGGCGTCGTCGGCCTGCGGCCGGCGGCCGGCGCAGTGCGCCAATAGGCGGCGAAGCCGCAGGATGCGGGCCAAAGCCTTGGGGCCCACGCCGACAGTCTTCTGGAACCGCCGAGTGAGCTGCTGACGAGACATCCCCAGCTCATCGGCCACGGCAGCAACTCGGGTACCGCAGTTCAAGCGGGCCACCGCGCGAGCGATCGCCCGCGGCGGCGCCTCGACCCGCCCGATTTCGGCCATCATCTCGGCAGCCAGCCGTTGCACCACCGGAGGCTGAAGGTCGGAGTCGCCGCGGGCGCCGCTGATCGCGACCTCGGCCAAGCGCTCCGCGCGCTCGTTCCAAGACTTCTGCAAGGGTTGCCGCTGATCGGTCAATGGTCGCATCGAGCCCCCCAACCAGGGCTGCGCCCCGCCGGGCCGAAAGCGCACCGCCACGAGCGTTCCGGAGCGAACGGCCGGAATCTGTCGCGCCACGGTCATCGTGCCGACCACCGACGCCGCGGCCTCGTCGAGCTCGATCAGGATGTCGGCGCAGCCGTCCGGCATCACCCGATGGGCGTCGCCGCGGCGCGCCAACCAGAAACACTCGACCCAAGCTCGTAGCGCAGCCGGCGGCAGATACTCGCGGTAGGACATGATCGCGCACGATCATAGCGGCCGAGGCATGGACCGGACGGGTCGGCAGCACGGCACAGGAATGAAAGGCGCCAGAGAATCGTTTTGCCGGCTTACAATTCGAGCGCCAATCACCAGCAAGCTTTCCCCATGTCTCGCATCGCCATCCTCTCGGACATCCACGGCAACGTTCCCGCCCTCGACGCCGTCCTGGCGGACATCGCCTCTCAAGACGTCGACGAAACCCTGGTGGGTGGCGATCTCGTCGGGCGGGGTCCGCAGGGATCGGCCGTCACCCGACGCATCCGCGAGCTTGGCCTCGCCACCATCGGGGGAAATCACGAGGAGTACCTCCTCGACTTCCGCCGCGGCAATATCCCGAGCTCTTGGCACCATGACGAAGAGTGGGCCGCGGCGCGCTGGATGGCCGCCGAGCTCACCTCCGAGGACGTCGAGTACATCGCTGCCCTGCCCTTCTCGCTCCGCCGACCGGGCATGCGGCTGGTGCACGGCACTCCGGCGTCGAACCGCGACGGCATCGGACCGTGGACCAACGAAGCCCGCCTCGAGGAGCACTGGAACGCAGTGCCGGAGGGGGTTCTGGTCTGCGCCCACACCCACCGCCCGCTGATCCGCCACGTCGCCCAGGGGATGATCGTCAACATCGGCTCCGTGGGCATGCCCTTCAACCGCGACCAGGCGGCCCAGTACGCCATCTTCGAGAGCACCTCCGACGGCTGGGAAGTCGAGCTGCGACGGGTGCCCTACGACCTCGAAGAGGTCTATCGCGCCTACGACCGCACCGGCTTCCTCGCCGACGGCGGCGTCACGGCGCGCCTTCTGCGCCTCGAGCTCGAGCACGCTTCGCCGCTGCTGGTGCCCTTTCTCGAGTGGGCGCGACGACAGCGTCTCGAGCCCTCCCTGGGCCATCTCGACCGCTTCTTCGAGTTCCATCGACCGGGCGAGTCCCTGCGCCACTTCTTCTCCCGCCTGCAGGAGATCGACGCCTAGCAGGCTGCTGAGAAAGCCGCGTGGCGGCTTCAGCGCCTGCTGTTTATTTCAGGGGCGGCCGGCCAGGGGGGCTAAAAGTTCTTCAGCAACCTGCTAGCGTCCTTGCGACGATCGGCGAATACCGCGAGACTAGGCGTCCGATCACCGACCGAGAAGGAGAGCGAGATGCCGACCGTCAGTCCGCAGCGGGTCATCCTGGGCGTCGTCATGGGAGTCCTCGCCCTCGGCTGGGTGCTCCTCGCCCTGTGTTTCTTCGGCGTCGAGCTGCCGCGCCCGTCGCACGGCGGAGGCGAGCCGATCGATGGTTCCCCCATCGACTTCGCGATCGGTGAGAGATCCCCACTGGCACAGCCGACTGGCACTGTCGAGGGCGAGCTCGCGAACCAGCCCCAGGCCACCGCGACACCGCGCAATCTCATTCTGTTCCTCGGCGACGGCATGGGCTACTCCCACGTCGCCGCCGCC
This Acidobacteriota bacterium DNA region includes the following protein-coding sequences:
- a CDS encoding PH domain-containing protein; the protein is MPSENRLHPTSILFSLLNSARSLILPGLIVLFAARGGNRYEVWAMILVIPATLSAILRYLTYRYRFDESELVIKTGLLFRNQRHIPYSRIHNIGSLQNPVHRLLRVADVRVETAGGQEPEAKLQVLSLQALDEMRRRVRAEKAAQGAPVPGTIGSEGAESVLQEEPTGDELVALDWRDLVAQGLVDNRGMLVVGAMLGLAWQFDLVDSAFTDVRRYLPEAAPRDLIGALSWVLRFSGLAAAFLVLVRLLSVVWSFLKYWGFRLEKVGRELRSRSGLVTQVAASLPLHRIQVLSVREKFMHRLLGRLEVSAETAGSSQEGPGGSSRQRLAPVLPNVNLATFLEEVEPGADLAAVDWRRIDPRASTRMIRRGLAVVFLLSIPAFFINPWLLGLSLLFGALVVIDARREVVRRGYALSGERIYYRSGWWTRRTSLARFSKIQSVSLVESPFDRRWGMANLEIDTAGAGASAHRLHIRFLPKATAEELQTHLAAHAARTRFRWS
- a CDS encoding PH domain-containing protein → MSPPAGEAAAEATVPADSSPALPEGRQQLDRRYVSVRRLVNWINVVVHAVVWSIGSVVMAFSSMPRGLFALIAGGWGLLVVLIALRAHFWPALSYRYASYRVGARELEIRRGVLWREVVTVPRSRVQHTDVSQGPLERAFSLGTLLIHTAGTDHARVALPGLTHELASVIRDHLVEVDEDDAV
- a CDS encoding PQQ-binding-like beta-propeller repeat protein; this translates as MTKPACLALILALASSLPSLADWPQWLGPERNGTSDVALAAWGPEGPSVRWKHAVGAGYSAPVIAQGKVLVFHRQDADDLLQALDPTNGKVLWSHRQRSTYKDDFGFDEGPRSTPTVDGDRVFTYSAEGRLTAIALASGKELWSVDTHRRFVADDGYFGAACSPLVVDDLVVVNVGGEKGGIVAFDRGSGETRWTATDHEASYSSPILHRYRGKAELLVFTREGLVALAPGTGKVRLEFRWRARIKASVNAATPILVGDQVFLSASYGTGAVLLDVSGEAARALWQGDRSLTNHYATSVHHRGTLFGYHGRQEAMPALRAIDAASGEVLWSVDRFGAGSILRVGEKLLILREAGELILAEATPEAFQPLARHRTAPRMLPYPALSDGLLLARNHETLYAFELPLAKAPSTDGNASDQSSPN
- a CDS encoding VOC family protein, with product MTKPLISSLLILVSTLASAGALGGQEVEVKRLTSLLVVEKVEPSLEFWVERLGFEVADEVPGEGGLAFVILKRPGIELMLQSRASVAADIPAIAEASGPSSLYIEVEDLAAIERALEGVDLVFPRRTTFYGATEIGVRDPGGHWLVFAQFGDD
- a CDS encoding AraC family transcriptional regulator yields the protein MSYREYLPPAALRAWVECFWLARRGDAHRVMPDGCADILIELDEAAASVVGTMTVARQIPAVRSGTLVAVRFRPGGAQPWLGGSMRPLTDQRQPLQKSWNERAERLAEVAISGARGDSDLQPPVVQRLAAEMMAEIGRVEAPPRAIARAVARLNCGTRVAAVADELGMSRQQLTRRFQKTVGVGPKALARILRLRRLLAHCAGRRPQADDAFALGYCDQAHMAREVRLLTGESLRLLFASAREVPFFQDAADSILSGSRA
- a CDS encoding metallophosphoesterase family protein gives rise to the protein MSRIAILSDIHGNVPALDAVLADIASQDVDETLVGGDLVGRGPQGSAVTRRIRELGLATIGGNHEEYLLDFRRGNIPSSWHHDEEWAAARWMAAELTSEDVEYIAALPFSLRRPGMRLVHGTPASNRDGIGPWTNEARLEEHWNAVPEGVLVCAHTHRPLIRHVAQGMIVNIGSVGMPFNRDQAAQYAIFESTSDGWEVELRRVPYDLEEVYRAYDRTGFLADGGVTARLLRLELEHASPLLVPFLEWARRQRLEPSLGHLDRFFEFHRPGESLRHFFSRLQEIDA